In the genome of Streptomyces violaceoruber, the window CCCGGGCCTGTTCGCCGAGGCCCGCCGGTGCTTCCCCGGCCTGCGCGCGGACGCGTCGCCGCAGGCCTGAGGGGGCGTGCGGTCTTCTTCCGCGTTCGACGGGTCGGTCCGGGGCCGGGTGTCCCGACGGGGCGCGTGTGGCGCCCGGGGTGCCGGGCACGGTTCGCCGGGGCCTTCGGTTGCTTGCCCCGCCCGGCCCGGCCCGGGTGCGGATGTGCCGGCGCGGGCGTGCGCGGCGGGCGTGCGGGGCGGGGGTCCGACGGGCCTCCGCGTCCGGTCGGCCGGTTCGGGGCGGGGCGCGATGGGCGTTGCGCCGGGTGCGCCGGGCGGGGCGTGGTGGACGGGCTGTCGCGTTCGGTTCGCCGGGGCTCTCGGCGCTTGCCCGGCCTGGGCCGCGGCGGCGGCGGCGTGGGCGCGACCGGGGGACCTCAGCCGTCAGCGGCGGGCCGGGACGGGGAGGGAGCGGACGTGTGGGGCTGTCGCGGCAGCAGCAGTGGGGTCGTCAGGAGCAGCACGCCCGCGAGCGCGACGGCCGTACGCGTCCCGGTCAGGCCGGCCAGCAGTCCCCACAGCGCGGTCAGCGCGGCGGTCGTCAGCTTCCCGCTGACCGTCCAGGCCGACAGCGTGCGCGCCACCCGGTCCGCGGGCGTCAGCTCCAGCCGACGGGTGGCGTACACCGGGTTGTACACGCCCACGGACGCGATCAGTCCGAACTCGACGGCCATCACCAGGATCAGCCCCCCGGTCCCCGGACCGACGAAGGCCAGCCCCACGGGCCAGCACACGCGCAGCACGCCGCTGGTCACCAGCACCCGGTGCTCCCCGAAGCGGGCCACGAGCGGTCCGGCCATGCGCGAGCCGACCAGCCCGCCGAGGCACGGCACCGCGAAGGCGAGCGCGTACTGCCAGGGGGCGAACCCCAGGTCGCCCAGCATGAGCACGGCCAGCAGCGGTGCCGTCGCCATGATCAGACCGTTGACCAGGACCATGTTGAGGAACAGCGGACGCAGGGCCGGTGAGGCGAGCACGTACCGCCAGCCGTCCAGCAGGTCACCGGCGCGCAGCCGGCTCGCCGCCGCGCGCCGCGGGTGCGGCTCCCCGCCCCCGATCGCGCGAATGCCCAGCGCCGAGAGGAGATAGCTGACCGCGTCGGCCGCCACCGTCACCACCGGGCCGAAGAGCCCGATCGCGGCCCCGCCGACCGGCGGTCCGAGCATGGCCGCGGTCCAGGTCGTCGCCTCGAACCGGCCGTTGGCCCGCAGCAGGTCCGGCCCTCGCACCAGCGCCTTGAGACAGGAACCGGCCGCGGCCCTGAAGGTGATGTCGGCCGCGGCGACGACGACCGACACGACCAGCAGCTGGGCGAAGCCGAGCCGGCCGAGGGCGTACGCGAGCGGCACGCTCAGCAG includes:
- a CDS encoding MFS transporter, with the protein product MSGVTESGVVESDVVGGRSLGRGFGWLWGAYTVSTFGTRLAFDAFPLIAVMVLDAGPARVAALSAAGLAVGAVVAVPLGPWVEFRRKRPVMIATDLLRCAVLLSVPLAYALGRLGFAQLLVVSVVVAAADITFRAAAGSCLKALVRGPDLLRANGRFEATTWTAAMLGPPVGGAAIGLFGPVVTVAADAVSYLLSALGIRAIGGGEPHPRRAAASRLRAGDLLDGWRYVLASPALRPLFLNMVLVNGLIMATAPLLAVLMLGDLGFAPWQYALAFAVPCLGGLVGSRMAGPLVARFGEHRVLVTSGVLRVCWPVGLAFVGPGTGGLILVMAVEFGLIASVGVYNPVYATRRLELTPADRVARTLSAWTVSGKLTTAALTALWGLLAGLTGTRTAVALAGVLLLTTPLLLPRQPHTSAPSPSRPAADG